In Shouchella patagoniensis, the following are encoded in one genomic region:
- a CDS encoding NAD(P)H-quinone oxidoreductase, producing the protein MKAITVKQPGDAKQLQISDQDKPKTKDSELLVRVKAAAVNRTDLLMREGKAGYETNPILGVEVAGVVEQSPDERNFVIGDRVMGLVNGGGYAEYAVMPAERAMKVPVALSFAEGAAIPEVFLTAYQTLFWHGKLQEQETVLIHAGASGVGTAAIQLAKQLKNATVIVTAGSQDKLDFCQSLGADVLINYKEEDFSEKVKEATNGKGVDVILDFIGADYWEKNLASIATEGRWVLIGILGGAEVETLNLFALMSKCVQLTGTLLTPRSDTYKAELTNEFAHVALPLFEKKTLQPVVDKIFPIEESTIAHEHMEANKNIGKIVLSV; encoded by the coding sequence ATGAAAGCAATAACAGTCAAACAGCCTGGTGATGCGAAACAACTTCAAATAAGCGATCAAGACAAACCAAAAACAAAAGATAGCGAGCTGCTTGTTCGCGTCAAAGCGGCCGCTGTGAATCGGACGGATTTGTTGATGCGCGAAGGTAAAGCTGGGTATGAGACGAACCCGATTTTAGGAGTGGAAGTCGCAGGCGTTGTGGAGCAGTCGCCAGACGAAAGAAACTTTGTGATAGGTGATCGTGTTATGGGTTTGGTAAACGGTGGTGGGTACGCCGAATATGCGGTCATGCCAGCGGAACGAGCGATGAAAGTGCCCGTAGCGTTATCATTTGCTGAAGGAGCTGCTATTCCAGAAGTCTTTTTAACTGCGTATCAAACGTTGTTCTGGCATGGGAAGTTGCAAGAGCAAGAAACGGTCCTAATTCATGCAGGGGCAAGTGGAGTCGGAACAGCAGCGATTCAGCTGGCGAAACAATTAAAAAACGCAACCGTGATTGTAACGGCGGGATCACAAGATAAGCTTGATTTCTGTCAGTCGCTTGGAGCTGATGTGCTGATTAACTATAAAGAGGAAGACTTTAGTGAAAAAGTAAAGGAAGCAACAAATGGCAAGGGAGTCGATGTGATTCTTGATTTTATCGGCGCAGATTATTGGGAGAAAAACCTTGCGAGCATTGCAACGGAAGGGCGATGGGTGTTGATTGGTATTCTAGGCGGCGCAGAAGTGGAAACATTGAACTTGTTTGCGTTAATGTCAAAGTGTGTCCAATTAACGGGAACGCTGCTCACCCCTCGAAGCGATACGTATAAAGCAGAGCTAACAAACGAATTTGCTCATGTGGCGCTTCCTCTTTTTGAAAAGAAAACACTCCAACCGGTTGTGGATAAAATTTTCCCTATTGAAGAAAGTACAATAGCCCATGAGCACATGGAAGCGAATAAAAACATTGGCAAAATTGTTTTGAGTGTTTAA
- a CDS encoding DUF2512 family protein, whose product MTVLKGLIIKLIMTTFILTIIFTLFFGFSLGTTLFLSLIFTFIAYLGDLYIMPRIGTTLATITDFPLAFLGLAILARVLFPIESTPWLPSFLAALLITSGEFFFHPYLLRKLKKRNLGRY is encoded by the coding sequence GTGACTGTACTAAAAGGATTAATCATCAAACTTATTATGACTACATTCATTCTTACAATTATCTTCACTTTGTTTTTTGGTTTTTCACTAGGTACAACCTTATTCCTAAGTCTCATCTTTACCTTTATTGCTTATCTTGGTGATTTGTATATTATGCCAAGGATTGGAACGACACTTGCGACGATTACGGATTTCCCACTCGCCTTCTTAGGACTAGCAATTCTTGCAAGAGTACTCTTTCCTATTGAGTCAACGCCGTGGTTGCCGTCTTTTCTTGCCGCTTTGCTCATTACAAGTGGTGAATTCTTCTTTCACCCGTATTTATTACGCAAGCTTAAAAAGAGAAACCTAGGACGGTACTGA
- a CDS encoding LysE family transporter, with translation MIVLSYVLLGISLAAPMGPVNAAQVNKGLRLGFYHSWLVGLGAMVADAFYMGAVYIGLSKFLMYEGVNVFLWLFGCFVLIYTGVETIVKTTANANMSAEVRKKETLWQSFQFGFFLSISNPLTILFWLGIYGSVLAKTITMYEPTQIWLYSCAIFLGIALWDFLMAVISSTAKHFMSDRLKLGISYVSGCCLIGFGAYFGLHAVEVLFY, from the coding sequence ATGATTGTTTTAAGCTATGTGCTTCTCGGAATTTCTCTTGCGGCGCCTATGGGGCCTGTCAATGCGGCACAAGTAAATAAGGGACTTCGTTTAGGGTTCTATCATTCATGGCTTGTTGGTTTAGGAGCGATGGTAGCGGATGCCTTTTATATGGGCGCTGTTTATATTGGTTTGTCCAAATTTCTCATGTATGAAGGTGTAAATGTATTTCTATGGTTATTTGGTTGTTTTGTCCTTATTTACACCGGGGTGGAAACGATCGTAAAGACAACGGCTAACGCAAATATGAGCGCAGAAGTCCGGAAGAAAGAAACACTATGGCAATCGTTTCAATTTGGTTTTTTCTTATCCATTTCCAATCCATTAACCATTCTTTTTTGGTTAGGGATTTATGGTTCAGTTTTAGCCAAAACAATCACAATGTATGAGCCTACACAAATATGGCTTTATAGCTGTGCGATATTTCTTGGCATTGCTTTGTGGGATTTCCTTATGGCTGTTATCTCAAGCACCGCAAAACATTTTATGAGTGATCGCTTGAAACTTGGTATCTCCTACGTGTCGGGATGTTGTCTCATTGGTTTTGGCGCATACTTTGGTTTACATGCGGTTGAAGTACTCTTTTATTAA
- a CDS encoding ankyrin repeat domain-containing protein: MGSIYGAVVFALVAGSVVIGSMIETVDTLMEDVFFGYEQGWEDDGSDLFHAVINDDTEEVRQLLATNEFDINETDYVGDSLLYYAVSNLNYELVELLLKEGADPNEYYYDESPLVRSLYNDGYKTALLLLEYDADPAYTDSFGDSAYEMMSVDNEEELIAELEWHLQ; encoded by the coding sequence GTGGGATCAATTTACGGCGCAGTTGTGTTTGCTTTAGTCGCAGGAAGTGTTGTGATTGGCTCGATGATTGAAACGGTTGATACACTAATGGAAGATGTGTTTTTTGGCTATGAACAAGGGTGGGAAGACGATGGTTCAGACTTGTTTCATGCTGTCATTAATGACGATACCGAAGAAGTTAGACAACTTTTAGCAACAAATGAATTTGATATCAATGAAACGGATTATGTGGGTGATTCATTGCTCTATTACGCAGTATCGAATCTAAATTATGAATTAGTAGAATTGCTTCTAAAAGAAGGAGCAGACCCAAACGAGTATTATTACGATGAGAGTCCACTTGTTCGATCGCTTTACAATGACGGTTACAAAACGGCGCTCCTTTTACTGGAATACGATGCAGATCCAGCATACACAGATAGCTTTGGCGATAGTGCGTATGAAATGATGAGTGTAGATAACGAAGAAGAATTAATTGCTGAACTAGAGTGGCATTTACAGTAA
- a CDS encoding exosporium glycoprotein BclB-related protein, giving the protein MNMSCNHCNQFSCNCSNIQRFPRPPVQGITGPTGPTGPTGPGGGVTGVTGVTGATGATGLTGATGPTGATGLAGATGPTGATGLAGATGPTGATGLAGATGPTGITGVTGPTGATGITGVTGPTGATGLDGATGITGATGPTGITGVTGPTGTTGLAGSSTIIPYASGIVPSVISTIAGGLVGTVNLVGFGSSSTGVTLGAFTVADVGEFSFRAPRTGTIDSLSVSFTTTVGVVLPLGTGTISATVYKATGAILGSTPFLPTTATVTLAPPVTGLITIGDTFTGTVTGLTEPVLAGDLLLLVLQVASPDLTFITVLTGNTSAGVSIT; this is encoded by the coding sequence ATGAATATGTCATGTAACCATTGCAATCAATTTTCCTGCAACTGCTCAAATATTCAAAGATTCCCTAGACCCCCAGTTCAAGGGATTACCGGACCTACTGGGCCTACTGGACCGACCGGACCTGGTGGTGGTGTAACTGGTGTAACTGGTGTAACTGGTGCTACCGGGGCTACTGGCCTTACTGGCGCTACTGGACCTACCGGGGCTACTGGCCTTGCTGGTGCTACTGGACCTACTGGGGCTACTGGCCTTGCTGGCGCTACTGGACCTACCGGGGCTACTGGCCTTGCTGGTGCTACTGGACCTACTGGTATTACTGGTGTAACTGGACCTACTGGGGCTACTGGTATTACTGGTGTAACTGGACCTACTGGGGCTACTGGCCTTGACGGCGCTACTGGGATTACTGGCGCTACCGGACCTACTGGTATTACTGGTGTAACTGGACCTACTGGAACGACTGGGTTAGCAGGATCAAGTACAATTATTCCATACGCATCAGGGATTGTGCCGTCTGTTATCTCAACAATTGCTGGTGGTTTAGTTGGAACGGTTAACTTAGTTGGTTTTGGAAGCAGTTCAACAGGAGTCACTCTTGGTGCATTCACAGTAGCCGACGTAGGAGAATTTTCTTTTAGAGCACCTCGTACAGGGACGATTGATTCGTTATCCGTATCTTTTACAACTACGGTTGGCGTCGTTTTGCCACTTGGAACAGGTACCATTTCTGCAACTGTCTATAAAGCAACAGGTGCCATTCTTGGCTCTACACCATTCTTACCAACAACTGCAACCGTCACATTAGCACCCCCGGTAACAGGACTGATCACGATTGGCGATACGTTCACTGGAACAGTCACTGGTTTAACTGAACCTGTTCTTGCAGGAGATCTCCTTCTTCTTGTCTTACAAGTTGCATCCCCAGACTTAACATTTATTACTGTCTTAACAGGGAATACAAGCGCAGGAGTATCTATCACGTAA
- a CDS encoding YciI family protein → MKDEEKSKAYREQHLQFLAALRKSGDIAMNGRFLDGTGGLVIYKADLYEDVLELVKKDPYVQTGARNYEIHEWELVVGEGIK, encoded by the coding sequence ATGAAAGACGAAGAAAAGAGCAAGGCATATAGAGAACAACATTTGCAGTTTTTAGCAGCATTACGGAAATCAGGCGATATTGCCATGAACGGTCGCTTTCTCGATGGTACAGGCGGGTTAGTCATTTATAAAGCAGATTTGTATGAGGATGTATTGGAGTTGGTGAAAAAAGATCCATACGTGCAAACAGGTGCGAGAAATTATGAGATCCACGAATGGGAGCTTGTTGTAGGGGAAGGGATCAAGTGA
- a CDS encoding DUF1904 family protein, with product MPYLRFTGFPKQELHQLTPALIDTFSSVVNIPKKKVKIERILSEGIANCPLTVEILMFQRDQSTHDAIARDLNHLLEEWGYANIHIFFVILSPSLYYKQGKALE from the coding sequence GTGCCGTATTTACGCTTTACTGGTTTTCCAAAACAAGAACTGCATCAATTAACACCAGCACTGATTGACACATTCTCATCAGTCGTCAACATTCCAAAAAAGAAAGTAAAAATCGAACGGATTCTGAGCGAAGGAATCGCCAATTGCCCTTTAACTGTCGAAATCCTGATGTTCCAAAGAGATCAATCCACTCACGATGCGATTGCCCGTGACCTTAACCACTTGCTTGAAGAATGGGGTTACGCCAATATACATATCTTTTTTGTCATCCTTTCGCCTTCCTTGTATTATAAACAAGGAAAAGCGCTCGAATAA
- a CDS encoding STAS domain-containing protein — MDFFHLLHIAANINGEGNWHMTFYEYVKTKTMDLVERWYETLDKTKGDIYSTKDPERIARLKEQNHGFHLNFCEIFQDEQMIDSEQFNKWINDVSHDSAHQSEDIDVIMEQFFVIEGFYLELVLSYSKTKELSPEEVSRLNVLVVKGFNEIVLKFTSSHLEQSKHTLESHQKLVAELSSPVIDLSNRVSLLPIVGDIDTYRARVIFDETLNKCSASGVQELIIDLSGVVIIDTMVANQIFQVMEGLKLIGTKTHLVGIRPEVAQTAVQLGIDFSAVSIYPSLQVAIQKIGLQ; from the coding sequence ATGGATTTTTTCCATTTGCTACATATTGCAGCAAACATTAATGGTGAAGGGAATTGGCACATGACATTTTATGAGTATGTAAAAACGAAAACAATGGATTTAGTAGAACGGTGGTATGAAACGCTTGATAAAACAAAAGGGGATATATACAGCACAAAAGATCCGGAGCGTATCGCGCGCTTAAAAGAACAGAATCATGGTTTCCACTTAAACTTTTGTGAAATCTTTCAGGATGAACAGATGATTGATAGTGAGCAATTTAATAAATGGATTAACGACGTATCCCATGATTCGGCGCATCAAAGTGAAGATATTGATGTGATTATGGAACAATTTTTTGTGATTGAAGGGTTTTATCTTGAATTGGTTTTATCTTATAGCAAAACAAAAGAGCTTTCTCCAGAAGAAGTAAGTCGCTTAAATGTTCTTGTGGTGAAAGGGTTTAATGAAATTGTATTGAAGTTTACTTCAAGTCATTTGGAACAAAGCAAACATACGCTAGAATCACATCAGAAATTAGTAGCTGAACTAAGTTCACCGGTCATCGATTTAAGTAACCGCGTAAGCTTACTTCCTATAGTTGGCGACATTGATACCTATCGAGCGAGAGTCATTTTTGATGAGACGCTTAATAAGTGCAGCGCGTCTGGTGTGCAAGAGTTAATCATTGATCTATCTGGTGTTGTCATTATAGATACGATGGTTGCTAACCAAATCTTTCAAGTGATGGAAGGACTAAAATTAATTGGTACGAAAACCCATTTAGTTGGTATACGGCCAGAGGTAGCCCAAACAGCTGTTCAATTAGGAATTGATTTTAGTGCTGTGTCTATTTACCCTTCATTGCAAGTTGCGATTCAAAAAATTGGCTTACAGTAA
- a CDS encoding GNAT family N-acetyltransferase gives MFKTARCLIKSLSKNDHTDVEALFMNEQVRQFLGGPRRVDLSKELNDRIHSHPYTNYWVIREKKTNECIGLVTLDPYQNGIDLELTSQLMPKWWGEGYATEVLHVITHCAFNHLDLPKVIAETQTANKVSCVF, from the coding sequence TTGTTTAAGACAGCACGATGCTTGATTAAAAGTCTTTCTAAAAACGATCATACAGATGTAGAGGCATTGTTTATGAATGAGCAAGTAAGGCAATTTCTTGGGGGACCGCGCCGAGTTGATTTATCCAAAGAATTAAATGACAGAATTCATTCACACCCGTACACAAATTATTGGGTCATCCGAGAAAAGAAAACAAATGAATGTATTGGTTTGGTTACTCTTGACCCTTATCAAAATGGTATTGACCTTGAACTAACGTCTCAATTAATGCCGAAGTGGTGGGGGGAAGGGTACGCAACAGAAGTTCTCCACGTCATTACTCATTGTGCTTTCAATCATTTGGATTTGCCTAAAGTCATTGCAGAAACACAAACGGCAAATAAGGTTTCATGTGTCTTTTAG
- a CDS encoding GNAT family N-acetyltransferase, translated as MIIYREANAEELHTIAELLAKSFRDYPFFDLFMSSQKKEQLFTDIHALNTKSYFKKHVVLVAIREETIVAAALLKHRDRRDVGLFGYVAAGGLSVALKGGPAFLRDFLSVANEAKAAVERLEKPVWYLESLVVDPSQQGQRLGSKLLNDGIIPYIAKNDGGPLTLITNIEINRTFYKKNGFEEINAKTIKRNGHSVNNWSFKKEI; from the coding sequence TTGATTATCTACCGAGAAGCAAACGCAGAGGAATTACATACAATTGCCGAATTACTCGCCAAATCATTTAGAGACTATCCTTTTTTTGATTTATTTATGAGTAGTCAGAAGAAAGAACAGCTGTTTACAGACATTCATGCGTTAAATACAAAATCTTATTTTAAAAAACATGTGGTTCTTGTTGCGATCCGTGAAGAAACGATTGTCGCAGCTGCCTTGCTTAAACATCGCGATAGACGAGACGTTGGGCTATTTGGTTATGTCGCTGCGGGTGGCTTATCGGTTGCTCTTAAAGGTGGACCTGCATTTTTGCGTGATTTTCTTTCTGTAGCAAACGAAGCAAAGGCTGCAGTTGAGCGTTTAGAAAAACCAGTTTGGTACTTAGAATCCCTCGTCGTTGACCCGTCGCAGCAGGGCCAGAGGTTAGGTAGTAAGCTTTTAAATGATGGGATTATCCCGTATATCGCTAAAAACGATGGCGGTCCGTTGACACTTATTACGAATATAGAAATCAATCGTACTTTCTACAAAAAGAATGGTTTTGAAGAAATAAATGCTAAAACGATTAAACGAAACGGGCACTCTGTGAACAACTGGAGTTTTAAAAAAGAAATTTAA
- a CDS encoding NADH:flavin oxidoreductase has protein sequence MNNQTIAESLFESHPFGNGTVASRIVMAPMTRVFSPAGVPGKDVAAYYRRRAEHGVGLIVTEGTAINHPAAVSHPNIPRFHGEDALAGWANVVAEVHEAGGKIIPQLWHVGAARKQGDGPNIDSPPVSPSGLGIDGSESAKALTKEEIKEMIQAYADAAADAERVGFDGIELHGAHGYLIDQFLWENTNKRTDEYGGDLQGRTKFAVDVIKACRATTSPDFPIVFRFSQWKGGAYGAKLAHTPDELKQLLMPLVDAGVDVFHCSTRRIWEAEFEGEEPLNLAGWTKKLTGKPTIAVGSLGIDHAFLSKKSNGEQSIEENLRLVDEKIKAGEFDYVAVGRALLADPAWAEKVRDGKLDEAILYTKEAEKQLI, from the coding sequence ATGAACAATCAAACGATCGCAGAAAGCTTATTCGAGTCACATCCTTTTGGAAACGGCACAGTAGCAAGCCGCATTGTCATGGCTCCAATGACTAGAGTCTTTTCTCCAGCAGGTGTTCCTGGTAAAGATGTGGCAGCTTACTACCGCAGACGCGCAGAACATGGTGTTGGGCTGATCGTAACGGAAGGAACAGCCATTAATCATCCGGCGGCAGTCAGCCATCCAAACATTCCACGTTTTCATGGTGAAGATGCATTAGCAGGCTGGGCAAACGTTGTTGCCGAAGTCCATGAGGCTGGCGGGAAAATCATTCCTCAATTATGGCATGTTGGTGCGGCAAGAAAACAAGGCGACGGTCCGAATATTGATTCTCCTCCCGTTAGTCCATCTGGGCTCGGTATCGATGGAAGCGAGTCAGCCAAAGCCTTAACAAAAGAAGAAATTAAAGAAATGATTCAAGCCTATGCCGATGCAGCAGCGGATGCAGAGCGGGTTGGTTTTGATGGAATTGAACTTCACGGTGCTCATGGCTACCTAATCGACCAGTTCCTTTGGGAGAATACAAATAAACGTACGGATGAATATGGTGGCGATTTGCAAGGTCGGACGAAATTCGCCGTTGATGTGATTAAAGCGTGCCGCGCTACGACTAGCCCAGACTTTCCGATTGTCTTCCGTTTTTCGCAATGGAAAGGCGGAGCGTATGGCGCAAAACTTGCCCATACACCAGATGAGTTAAAACAACTACTTATGCCACTTGTTGACGCAGGAGTTGATGTGTTCCACTGCTCCACACGACGTATTTGGGAAGCGGAATTTGAAGGAGAAGAACCTCTTAATCTGGCAGGTTGGACGAAGAAATTAACGGGCAAACCAACAATTGCCGTGGGCTCACTTGGTATTGACCATGCCTTTCTAAGCAAGAAAAGCAACGGCGAACAATCAATCGAAGAAAACCTTCGCCTTGTTGACGAAAAAATAAAAGCTGGTGAATTTGATTATGTTGCCGTTGGTCGTGCGTTACTCGCTGACCCAGCATGGGCTGAAAAAGTACGTGATGGAAAGCTTGACGAAGCGATTTTATATACGAAAGAAGCAGAAAAGCAGTTAATTTAA
- a CDS encoding GNAT family N-acetyltransferase has translation MNGKNISIRFVEVKRFTYCSSKEIAETTSIPHPYPDGGAEFWFEQVTKEKKEGGVYTFSIFGIVSVKKKGNRIRAIDYWLNWNKGIATIAIRKAIHFSFHKLGLKIIKSDCLSSNIGSRKVLEKRMGLSFLKRKFIIDLLMGVGKIKLSR, from the coding sequence ATGAATGGAAAGAACATTAGTATAAGATTTGTGGAAGTAAAACGATTTACCTATTGTTCTAGCAAAGAAATAGCTGAAACGACAAGTATCCCTCATCCTTATCCAGATGGAGGTGCAGAATTCTGGTTTGAGCAAGTGACAAAAGAGAAAAAGGAAGGAGGTGTCTATACATTTTCCATTTTTGGTATTGTGTCGGTTAAAAAGAAGGGGAACAGAATAAGAGCGATTGATTATTGGCTAAATTGGAATAAAGGTATTGCAACGATAGCAATAAGGAAAGCGATTCATTTTTCGTTTCACAAATTGGGCTTGAAAATCATCAAAAGCGATTGTCTCTCTTCAAACATTGGCTCAAGAAAAGTGTTGGAGAAGAGAATGGGTTTGTCCTTCTTAAAGAGGAAGTTTATTATTGATTTGTTAATGGGTGTGGGCAAAATTAAACTTAGTAGGTAG
- a CDS encoding ClbS/DfsB family four-helix bundle protein: MTTRSDKETLLLNSDIQFNSLLEIIESVASRKRSMSITTQERDKNFRDVLMHLYEWHSMLERWYREGMDGDMPFMPAPGYKWRTIKLLNLQIWGNYQDVTVHQAIRKVKLSHERVMNVIRLHTDEEIMTKKYYKWTKTSNLYSYFAANTFSHYIWAIKQCEVIARSLKEEETNKLGK; this comes from the coding sequence ATGACGACGAGAAGTGATAAAGAAACACTATTGTTGAATAGCGACATACAATTTAATTCATTGCTTGAAATAATTGAATCTGTAGCTAGCAGAAAAAGAAGCATGTCCATTACAACACAAGAAAGAGATAAAAATTTTCGTGATGTATTAATGCATCTGTATGAATGGCATTCAATGCTTGAACGGTGGTACAGAGAAGGAATGGATGGAGATATGCCTTTTATGCCGGCACCAGGCTATAAATGGAGAACAATCAAACTGCTTAATTTGCAAATTTGGGGAAACTATCAAGACGTAACAGTACATCAAGCGATAAGAAAAGTAAAGTTAAGCCATGAAAGAGTAATGAATGTAATTCGATTACACACCGATGAAGAAATCATGACAAAAAAATACTATAAGTGGACGAAAACAAGTAATTTATACAGTTATTTTGCAGCAAACACTTTCAGCCATTATATTTGGGCTATAAAACAATGTGAGGTGATTGCACGTTCTTTAAAAGAAGAAGAAACGAATAAGCTTGGGAAATAA
- a CDS encoding GNAT family N-acetyltransferase, with the protein MSLSIMSTERLLLREMTKGDVGHLLTIFSDPEAMHYYPSTKDEKQTIDWIDWTLANYTRFGVGLWIVEDKMTGAFLGQCGIVPQEIDGNIEMEIGYLFVRSVWGNGYATEAALACKNYGFEQIKLTKVISLTDVNNLPSIKVAERIGRKKEKTIKKWGKEVHVYFASL; encoded by the coding sequence ATGAGTTTATCTATCATGAGTACAGAGAGATTACTATTAAGAGAAATGACTAAAGGCGATGTTGGACATTTATTAACCATATTTTCTGACCCGGAGGCCATGCACTATTACCCATCTACAAAAGACGAAAAGCAAACCATCGATTGGATTGACTGGACGTTAGCTAATTACACACGCTTTGGGGTTGGGCTTTGGATCGTTGAAGATAAGATGACAGGCGCTTTTCTTGGTCAATGTGGGATCGTCCCCCAAGAGATTGATGGCAATATCGAGATGGAAATTGGCTATCTCTTCGTTAGAAGTGTTTGGGGGAATGGATACGCAACTGAAGCGGCGCTAGCTTGTAAGAATTATGGATTTGAGCAAATCAAATTAACGAAGGTCATTTCTTTAACGGACGTAAATAATCTCCCCTCTATCAAAGTTGCAGAGCGAATAGGGAGGAAAAAAGAAAAGACAATTAAAAAATGGGGAAAGGAAGTGCATGTTTATTTTGCATCGTTGTGA
- a CDS encoding serine hydrolase domain-containing protein, which yields MNKKRYEKFAKSLVSTHQTPGAIVALTNGYKQGFGYRDRENQLPVMTDTVFGIGSITKVMTCIAILQLQEAGKLSVDDLIQVHVPEVTFTGSKEITLHHLMTHTSGMPPMNTLFYANKKSMEQDGSFELQIKLGVPLDQEQESIDSYEDLIHYLNTSEFDMLDQAGQSFSYSNDGYALLGMVIERVSGQTYEQYMDTHIFQPLGMKSTFFDPAKLDERAARLYGLDVTAKTPIVEYTPGWWDAPAMWAAGYIKSTAADMLRFGDVFLTYGGGIIRPESVRALTAHQIEIQPGIYYGYGVIIQPDFFGTTLIEHGGSIKGVAAQFSVLPEKGIAGVCLTNMAGAPSEALLKGALQSELNVDLEQKAIQYEDYELMALDREQMAGVYKSNEGQIVTVYEKEEAMYVEMQGADIPARPVGKQSLTIPMHGTDYLLQFKRDRLHFAFRQLVKAEE from the coding sequence ATGAATAAAAAAAGGTATGAGAAATTTGCAAAATCACTCGTTAGTACGCATCAAACCCCAGGTGCTATCGTTGCTTTAACCAACGGGTATAAACAAGGTTTTGGGTACCGAGATCGAGAAAATCAGCTGCCTGTTATGACTGATACAGTCTTTGGAATTGGTAGTATTACAAAGGTAATGACGTGCATTGCCATCCTTCAACTTCAAGAAGCAGGTAAGCTGTCTGTTGATGATTTGATTCAGGTTCATGTACCAGAGGTAACGTTCACTGGTAGTAAGGAGATCACACTCCATCATTTAATGACACATACGTCAGGTATGCCACCAATGAATACACTGTTTTATGCCAATAAGAAATCAATGGAACAAGATGGTTCGTTTGAGCTGCAAATCAAATTAGGTGTTCCTCTAGATCAAGAGCAAGAAAGTATTGATTCTTACGAAGACTTAATCCATTACTTAAATACAAGTGAGTTCGACATGCTTGATCAAGCGGGACAGTCGTTCAGTTATTCGAATGATGGCTATGCGCTCCTTGGAATGGTCATTGAGCGAGTAAGTGGACAGACGTACGAGCAGTATATGGACACACACATTTTTCAACCGCTTGGCATGAAATCGACCTTCTTTGATCCTGCTAAGCTCGATGAGCGAGCGGCACGTTTATATGGTCTTGATGTAACCGCAAAAACACCAATTGTTGAGTATACACCAGGGTGGTGGGATGCACCGGCAATGTGGGCAGCTGGTTACATAAAATCCACAGCGGCAGATATGCTTCGTTTTGGTGATGTGTTTCTTACTTACGGAGGCGGAATTATTCGTCCAGAGAGTGTACGTGCATTAACTGCTCATCAGATTGAAATTCAACCTGGTATTTATTATGGGTATGGGGTCATTATTCAACCAGACTTTTTTGGGACAACATTGATCGAGCATGGCGGAAGTATAAAAGGGGTTGCGGCTCAATTTTCCGTGCTACCAGAGAAAGGAATCGCCGGGGTCTGTTTAACAAACATGGCAGGCGCTCCATCTGAAGCATTGCTAAAAGGCGCACTGCAAAGCGAATTAAATGTCGACCTTGAGCAGAAAGCGATTCAATATGAAGATTACGAGCTAATGGCATTGGATCGTGAACAGATGGCTGGCGTATATAAATCAAATGAAGGACAAATCGTAACGGTTTATGAAAAAGAAGAGGCAATGTATGTGGAGATGCAAGGTGCGGACATTCCTGCACGACCTGTTGGTAAGCAATCGCTTACGATTCCAATGCACGGAACCGACTATCTCCTGCAATTCAAACGGGATCGTCTTCATTTTGCTTTTAGGCAGTTGGTAAAAGCAGAAGAGTAG